The Mustelus asterias chromosome 13, sMusAst1.hap1.1, whole genome shotgun sequence genomic sequence AATTACTCAATTCCTGAATAATTTAAACTAACAAATTAAACATATGTTTTCCTTGTATTCCTTTTAGCTTCAAAACCAGTGACTGGTGCACCTGCACCTGATGAGTATCTCATCTCTCCAATCACTGGGGAAAAGATTCCTGCCAGCAAAATGCAAGAGCACATGCGTATTGGGCTGCTGGATCCCCGTTGGCTGGAGCAACGTGAACGCTCCATTCGAGAGAAGCAGAGTGAAGATGAAGTGTATGCTCCAGGCAAGTTGCACTAGTGGTCCTATAGGAAACACTGCCCAAAAGGAGAACTTCATTTCAGTAATAGTTCTGATTTATTCATCAAGATAAAAAGTTGTGTGTTTCGTTTGTCAGTGACTAATTCTTGTTTCAGGTAATTCCTTTCCCTCGTACACACTTAACAACTGAGTCTACTTCTTTTCATCTGTTGCTATATTGCATATACTGTTTTAAAATACAAGATTATTTTCAGTTCACATATATTCCTAAAAGTTTTGTCTTGGCACAAATCCAGTTTTTCCCCACAATCTTCACAAATCACACCTGGTTGAGAGTACACATTTTTCAAACTACCTTACATCTGCCAGTGCCAATCTGTAGCCAGCTAGCAGAGGCTCTGGAGAACCACCTCACCATATAGCACAAATTCAGAATTTACACCACAAGCACATTAAGCTATCACTTAATCCCTTTAAAAATAAAAGTGTGTTCTAAAGAACAATCATAAATATTTTTACACTCTAGCCATTTGTTGACACTTGTTAATGTGTTCTTTGCTTTAAAATGGCTAACTAGTGGCAGCATAGAAACATTAGTTTTGTCTTCCCTGATGTGATAAGTTTTGTTCCATTGACTAATTATGGGAAGTGCTGTCGCCTCCCAGTGTCACTGGAGAAAATTTTATATTGTCAATTCTAAAAACAATTATTTTAATGAAAAATTCTGTTAGTTTTAAGAATCCTTTACATAATTTTTAGGATGGAACTGCCTTCTAATTTGAGCTGTTTTCTCCATCAGGTCTGGATATTGAAAGTAGTTTGAAGCAGCTGGCTGAACGACGTACTGATATCTTTGGTGTGGAAGAAACAGCCATCGGTAAGAAGATTGGTGAAGAAGAAATTCAGAAACCAGAGGAGAAGGTATAAACACCCATTACTAAGAGAGCTTTTGATAACTTACTCATTGCTCAAATTGTGTTTTGACACAGATTTCCTGTTGCTACTTAGCACTGCAATTTCACAAATTAACCTTTAAACCATAAACTGCACACAAACACCTAGTTGTTTACACATCTAATTCCATCCAGCAACTATCTCTTCCACTGACATAGTAATGATTACTTGGAAATGAGTAACATGAGTAAATGTTGTAATTGACTGTTTATTCCAGATTTTAGGAATGATGTGTTATGTTCAAAATACAGTGCTTAACGGAAATTAAACTCTGGAAATTGCTGTGACGGTATAATACAGAATGTTGATAATGGATGTGGTCTGCTTGTTCAGTCTAGGAAAACATTCAGAAATAAaaataattgtttattgtctcggTTAAAGTGTATCTAGATTACTAAAAGAAAAGGAAAACCAGTTTTGCTTTAAGTTTAAAAAGTATTGCAGACATGCCATTTATTGGTTGTAAgtgtaaaatacattttaaaaagtcagTAAGTAATGATTATATTAATTGATTTTTCTTGTGACAAAGGTTACTTGGGATGGTCATTCTGGCAGTATGGCACGTACACAACAAGCTGCACAAGCCAACATCACTCTGCAGGAGCAGATTGAAGCCATCCACAAAGCCAAGGGACTGGTTCCAGAGGATGATACCAAAGAGAAAATTGGACCTAGCAAACCTGCTGATttaccccaacctccacccccttCATCTGTATCAAATTCTTCAATGAATGCTCCACCGATCACATCAATGCCCCGACCACCTTCTGTAAGTTTAACAACTGTTTTAAAAATTGCTACAACAAGCATTTCTGTTTCAGGATTGTTTGGAACAATAATGTACacaaaattcttctcatcttACTACTGTATACTTGCAACCAGTTAGGAATGTACACTTAAACCAAATTATTTGCTATTTTGCCTTTCAATATTTAACTGAATCGGTACCATCTTCTGCCTATCTTTTGTAGTTTTGAATACAGGATTTTTTTCTGAATCAAGTTTCTATTAGAGAACATATACAGAATGTTATATCATGTAGCCCTTTGACTAAGCAAGAATGTCATTGCCTCCCTCTACCAGCATCAGCAGAGGAAGTCAATGAGAAAGATATCTGAATTCACTTGAATCTTTAATAACATACAAATGACCTATCACATAAGCAGAAAATGTTTAACAACAGTTGTTAAAATCCTCTACTCAGCCACTCCTAACTGCAAAATAAAATGTAATACAGTAGTGTTGCCTGTTTTGTTTTGTAACATTTTAATAACATAGTTAGAAGTTAGTCCTATAACACATAGTTGAGCTTGCAGGACATTACACACAGACAAGTTAAGATCAGGTCGCGATGGTGTTAGAAAGCAAGGGATATTTGGATGAGGGCGCTCGTGTAATTTCTGACCCTGTTCTGAAATTGTTCTTTTTAATTgttttaaaatcaacatgatatgatttttaaaataatttattgttAAATAGCAAAACACAAGTGCTGCAATGCCATTACAAGCAGGGTGTGATTACTTCATGACAAGGTTACAACGGCATTATTCATTATAAATGCAGAAGTTGAAAATGAAAAAAGTTGGCACAGAAGTTATCTTAAAAGTGACGAGAGTTAAGGTTCTGTAGACATGAAGTACATAAGCATGTAATATTTTTATATACACAAAGTgcaattgtaattttttttcatcAGATGCCTCCTCCTGTGCGGAATGTTATGTCATCAATGCCGGTTCTCCCCAGGCCGCCAATGTCTCCTGTTATCCGATTAGCGCCTGGACCTGTTTTAACAGCTCCTATGCCCCCAATGATCCCTGGACCTCGAATCAACGTAGTACCGATGCCTCCATCAGCACCACCAGTTTTAACTCCACGCCCACCACCAATGGTGGTACCTGCAAGTAAACATATTTAAAAGACTTTACAGTTTTCCTTTCTAAATCTGTGAATGCAAATCCAAGATGTTGTTTCTCAGCTAAAATTTCCAACCAGCGCTTGTTCCCTACATAGATATTTGCATGACAGCATCAGCAGTATGTTTGTCTGACATGGAAAAATGGTCTTCATTGCATTTCTGTTAAGAATTATGGATTAGGAATATGGAATAGGACAGAAGCAGATAAGAGAGATACTTGGTTTTGGAGTAGCAGCAAGGGAAACTAGCTAACTAAACTAAAGAGTGGGGCCGAGGATTCAGTTGCTTGGAAAATTAGGAAGTCAAAATTAaaggtaggagtgcaggttagtgATTGGTCTGAGTGTCGACAAAAAAATTACAAGTAGGGACAGATCATATGAACATTATATTACACCAAGAACGCTTGGAGCATCAGGGACTACTTTTTAGAGCAGCACATTGTGGAATTTATCCGGAACAAGCTATTTTAGATTTGGTTTTATGGAATGAAGAAGGATTAATAAGGATCTTGTGGTTAATGATCCCCCAGAAGGTAGTAACCACAGTATTCTAGAATTCTAGATACAGTTTGAGGGTGAATGCAATAGGTCCATAACCAGTGTCTTCAACTTAAGTAAAGGTAATTGTAATGGCATGAAGGAGGAGTTGTCTAAGGTGAACTGAGTAAAAAGCAAAGAGACAGTTCagtagatgagcagtggcagatattcaaaCAGCTGGTCCAAAATGTTCAGTAAGCGTTTGTCCCAATCAAAAAGAGGCATTTCACAAGAAAGAGGCAAAATCCATAGTTAACAAAGATCCAGCAGCAAAAGACTAAAAAGCTCATAAGAAGGGAGAAGATTAATTTTGAGGGAAAACATGCATGCAGCATAAAAGCAAACAGTGAGTTTCTATGGctatataaatagaaagcaggcaGTTACTAAATGAGGCtggtgaattgataacagcaaacaaagaaatggagCATAtgcttaaaaaaaataattttgcatcagtcttcaccatgGAAGGCATTGCAAATATTCCTAAAatatcagatgggctgatttcaaataacacGGTAGAACGTACAAGAATCCCAATCTCAAGAGATAGAGTATTGGAGAAATTCAAGGAGCTAAAGGTGGACAGGTTGCTAGGACCTGATGAACTGCATGCTAGGGTTTGAattgaagtggctgcagagatagtggacccattggttgTGATTTTTCATAACTCGCTAGATTTCGGAGGGTACCAGAAGATTGAAAAACAGCCAACGTGACtcccttgtttaaaaagggaggaaggCAGGGAGCTAAAGGCCAgatagtttaacatctattattggcaagatgctgAAGTCAATAATCAGAGGAGATAGCTAATCATttgggaaagctgaatataatcaaacctagtcaacatggttttatgtaACTTAAATCATGTTTGGCAAATTTGCTCGAatactttgaggatgtaacagggaaaatcgatagaggggaacctgtggatgtagtgtatttagatttctaaaaggcatttgacaaggtgccacataagaggctggtgcGTAAAggaaaagcccatggaattggagtaAGTGTGTTAGAacggattgaaaactggctgtcacatagaaaacagagttggcTCTGATgagtgtcatccagacttgaaacgttggctgtattctctctccacagatgctgccagacctactgagattttccagcattttctgtttttgtgttggaataaatgggtcattttcagagtggaaagatgtaactagtggagtccgcagggatcagttcttggcccgcaATTCTTcactatttatattaatgacctgaaGGAAGAGACAATGTAAGGTTTCCAGATTTGTTGCCGATAAAAAGATAGGTGGAACGGGATGTTGTGATGAGAATATTGTGATTCTGTAATGAGAtacagatagattgggtgactgggcaaaaacctggaaagtggaatttaatgtggggaagtgtgaggtcatgcatttcgtagaaggaatcaaaaggcaggtgattatctaaatggagagagactgtagATGAGTGAAGTACAAAGGGATGTAGGTGatctagtgcatgagtcacaaaaagctaacaggcaggtccaacaagtagttaagacaaAACAgcatttggcctttattgcaaagggttggagtttaaaaatagggaggttttgttgcaattgtacagggtgttggtgaggcctcagctggaatactgcatatggttttggtcccctttcctaaaaaaaggatatagtaacattggagggaGTCCAAAGGGGATTCactaggctaattcctgggatgagaaggttgttctatcaagagagactaaatagtttgggtctgtacgcagtattccagttTGATCTCAACCAACACTttcagaaacagattatctgatggcTAGTGTTGttatttgtgagagcttgctgtgcataaattgcctccagcatttcctacattataacaatgaCCACATTTAAAGGTACTtaattgtaaagcactttggaatatcctgaggtTCTCAAAGGTGCTATGAATGTGCATTAATTCCTTGTGGTTGTTTCTAAGTAAATTAGAGAAAGCATTGTTTTGAGAACAGATATTACCATGTAATGCACAGGATATGTAAATGCTAAAATGTCATTTACTGCTTTTTTTTAAGGTGATATAACTGCTCTGCATTTATGAAATTGATTTTGGTAAATTGGTGTAGTTGATCTGGTTCGATATGAgatgtgactcctcagataatgaagcagtccatgtccaaatgcagcatgacctggacaCTATCAACCTGGGGCTGaagagtggcaaataacattcgcactacacaaattccaggcaatgaccttctccaaaaagagaggacctaaccattgccccttaacagtggcattaccattgctgaatcccccattatcaacatcctggggggttaccattgacaagaaactgagctggacaagCCATGTAGATAAgagcaggtcaggagtgtgatggaatactccccacttgcctggatgggtgcagctccaacaacactcgaagaagcttgacaccacccacgactaagcagcccacttgattggcaccacatctacaaacgtccattccctccaccaccaacactcagtggcagcagtttgcACTACCTAtaacatgcactgcagcaattcaccaaagatccttgggcagcaccttccaaacccacagtcgcttctatccagaaggacaagggcagcagatatatgggaacaccaccacctgcaagttctactccgagccactcaccatcctgacttggaaacatatcaccaccgttccttcgcagtcgctgggtcaaaatcctggaattccctccctaacagcactgtcggtgtctacacctcagggactgcagtggttcatgaagACCACCCACCACATTCTCGAGGGCAGCCAGGGATGGGCTGTAAATgctgaccaagtaagaagtttaacaacgccaggttaaagtccaacaggtttatttggtagcaaaagccacacaagctttcggagccttaagctccttcaggtgaatgggaattctgttcacaaacagggcatataaagacacaaactcaatttacagaataattaaggctccgaaagcttgtggcttttgctaccaaatatacctgttggactttaacctggtgttgttaaacttcttactgtgtttaccccagtccaacgctggcgtcTCCACATAATGCTGAccaaaccagtgatgcccatatcccataaattatttttttttaaaggcagtCTGAGCCTTGGGTTGCAGGTGAACACTGTGATTTATAGTCATATAGGGCACAAAATTGACATGGAGGAGTGTGACATCTTAATGTATTCTACAAAATGTGGCCCACATACATGGTTTATTTATATTCCATCCTAATATTGGACAGGATATTATGTTTCAGAAGAAGGACTTTGAAGTTGTAATGTAACTCCTTTCTCTCACTGTTGCATTCAGCATTTGTACCTGCACCTCCAGTggttcctgccccaattccttCACTTCCTCGTCCTCCACCACCTCTAGAAGATGAGCCAGCAGCCAAAAAGATGAAAAGTGAGGATAATCTTATCCCAGAGGAAGAGTTTCTGCGAAGAAGCAAGGTATGTTCAAATGAACATAaatgttcaattcaaatttcaggaCATGTTGGGCAGTGTTTATCTCCTTGCTTGTCTAATCTCAGACAGTTGCTGGGTGAGCTAGCAAGTGTTTTCATTCACCTAACTTGTCACTCGTTAACAACAAAACATTATAATGCATTTTAATCAAATTTAGGCTTTTTCCTCACCCCACTTGTGGCTTTCTCCCTGGGAAGGAACATACAGTACCTGAATATATTTATGAATCCATAAATTATACTGAATTTAATAATTTTGACTATTAGTTTTAATCAAAGGTTCTTattcaaattttaaaatgattcttcacattgtttaaaaaaagaaccATACTCATTTGCTGTactgtagggtggcacagtggttagtgttgctgcctcatagcatcagacacaagggtttgattccagccttgggtgactgtctatgtggatttttgcatgatctccccattctttctgggtgtctgcatgggtttcctctggatgctgcaGTTTCATCCCactgtcctaagatgtgcaggttaggtgtattggagtTTGCAgggatgggcctgagtaagatgctcttttggagagttgggggcagactcgatggaccgaatggcctcctgcactgtagggattctattctatggaattCACCACCCCATCATAAAACTAATCTACTATTCTGATCTCTTACTCCCACCCCTCCTGTATCTTGTTCTGTTTCAAGTATTCATCCATTTTTCCATTAAAAGGTATAATTATCTCTACTCCAGCTACTCTCCATGACAAACCATGCCATGATCCCAACAACACTGTATAAATCAATTTCTTCAAAACTCTTCCATTAGCCACATGACATTATTAAATTGATGATCCTCCTAACTGACTCCTCAATTGAAGGTAGTAGTCTTTTCCTATTCACTctatcaaaagccttcttcatTTTAAAAAACCTGTGTAAAACCTCCTTTCTGTTGCAGTTAAAATAGTCTTGTGTCTCAAATCCCTCTTTCTGActatagttttaaagtttatttattagtcacaagtaaggcttacattaacactgcaatgaagttactgtaaaattcccctcgtcaccacactctggcgtctgttcaggtcaatgcaccctaaccagcacgtctttagaatatatgaggaaacccacgcagacacggggagaatgtggaaactccacacagacagtgacccaagccgggaatcaaacccaggtccctggcgctgtgaggcagctgtgctaaccgctgtgccactataCTGCCCCTCTACCCTCATTCCGGTCAAATTATACTATACACATTCTTTGGATTTCATGTCCTTTCGATAATGCACACATTACTCTGTAAATGGCCTCAGCAGACTTTTGTATAAATTTATTGTTTTCATTTACTTAGCATTTTAAATAGATGTTTAGTACTGTTGGTTTGATGGCTTTATCTACCTGCGTTCTCTTGTTTGGAGATTTATGTATTTGAACTGTGCAGGGTCTTTCCATTAAATGAATACTCTTGTTCCTTGGTTTTCCTCCTGAAAAGAAGTTTCTGCTAATGCATTAATGATTCCACTGTTATGCTAAATATGCTTCATAAGAAAATGGCCAAATTGCTTATATTAGCACAAACTAAATGAATATTTACATTCATGCTTTCAACCAACAGTTTAGTTTCACTTTGGAACTTCCACATATCTTGCATTTTACATCAAGATTAGCTCTTGACATTCTCGATCCCTGAAAGTAATATGAAGAGCACGTTGCATGTATACTTTTGGTGCTTTTTTTCTAGTTAGCTGTGTAACACTGTTGCATGCATATCAGAAAATAACTGCATTTTTAGTACAGTGTATACAATTGTGCATTTTTAAACAACAAAGCAACTTTGCAACTTCAAATGTAATCAATTGTTTTTCTTTAAGGGTCCAGTCACGGTCAAGATACAGGTACCTAATATGCAGGATAAGTCTGAATGGAAGCTGAATGGCCAGGTCCTCGTTTTCACTCTTCCTCTAACAGATCAGGTATGCTATGACAATGTAAGATGTGAATTAATGGCAGTTTTAGGTTCTAATTAATTTCTTGTAgcaaaaaatacattaaaaaagcaTTGAAAATGGAACAAATGTTTAACCTTGCACATGTAGTTTGCCTGGTTGTGCACATTACTACGCTTAGTTACATAGCGTTTACATAACCAAagtgagccatttggcccaacaaatgCATCTTGCTTTCGACTGCCCTACTTTTTCTAACGCTGTGCGTACATTCTTTTAATCTATTCTCTTGTGTAGCTTGCCAGCTGTCCAATAAATGCATCTATGCACCTCAACTACTCCATCTGGTAACAAGTTCCACATCCTAAATATTTTCTCTGGATGAAAGATGGTCTTCTGTATTCATTATTGGATTGCTGAATTGGCTTCATTAGTCATTTACATGAACTTTTGATACAGTTTTTTGACTTGCAATCAAGTGTTCTTGAGCATAtcagtttgttttatttttttacaGGTGTCTGTTGTCAAGGTGAAAATCCATGAGGCTACAGGAATGCCTGCTGGTAAACAGAAGCTTCAATATGAGGTACATCAATGTACAATATAGAGCTGTGATTGAGAGAAAATGGTTCTAGTTACATTTATATACATTCTTCTGTTGCTATTAATACTTTTGGAGAGTTTTAgctttatatattttatatataacaTTTAGTAACTTATGGTTGTTAGGTAATGAACTATAACACTATGTATTCATAAATATGTGACTTATAACTAGGgtggtagagagggctttaaattaaataatgaggggaaggGATCATGTGAGAGAAGATGTGATCAATCAAAGGGAAACAGTGAGATAATAGAGAAGGGCAGCAATGTGGGTAATGATAATCAGTGTGGCAGGAAGAAACAAACCATACAAACTTAAGACTGCACTAGCAGATAAGGCCAGAGACTACGAAAATGATACAAAGGGCAGTTAGAGGTTCTGTATTTGAATGTGCGCCATATTcataacaaaatggatgaattgttagcacaaataaaaataaatatgtatgactatttcagagacatggttgcaaggtGATCAAGGTTGTGACCTGAATATCGAAGATTATTTGACATTTCAAAAAGACAAGAAATTAGGAAGAgaatagctctgttaattaaggatgacaaTACAGTAGGAAGCGATGACCATAATTCAAAAGAGCAAGACGTAGAACCAGTTGGGTATAGAGTTTGTATAAAATGTTGCCCAACTTTTACATGTATTTCAAGGAATATTaagttttttgtgattcataaatGGAAATGGTTTTTGATGTGTTTTCTGCCTCGTACTCTAATTGCTAGAAAATTTGCGGTTTTCCTGGAATAACTGTTTGGTGCTGCTGTTGAGACAGTACAGCTAAAGGTCATGTAACTTCTGTCTAATTGAGAAAGAAATGGAATTCAGTCTGACTTaacttttgtttttttgtttaagGGCATCTTTATTAAAGATTCAAACTCTCTGGCCTACTACAATGTGACCAGTGGTTCAGTCATCCACCTTGCCTTCAAAGAACGAGGAGGTCGTAAGAAGTAGCACCTTGCTGCAATTGGAACTGTTTTTACACTTACTTGGGATTGTGATTCAAAACAATAGAATTGTTAATTTTTGAACAGAAATTCAAACCTTCAACATCTTTAATTAGAAGAACGTAACTGTGTAGCATATATGAAAATAATTCCGTGTACAAGTTCAAacgtttttaaaaaagaaatctgaaAGTTCAGTATGTTGCAACTTTTAGAACATGTGATTCATTCAGTTTGATAGACTCTGTCATAACGTCTGTGAACATGTAGAGTTAAACTAAATTTGGAGTTTGACTTTTGGAGGATCTGCGTTCATAAAATCTGTTGGCTAAATTATCCTCCTTGCTCCTTATGAGATTATTGCATTGCGTTTAGCTTTCTGTtgaatattttaaataaaattatATCAATTCTTGTGTGTCTGGGTTATAATTTGTAAagattagatttttttaaaatacatttttcgtCACTATTCTGTGAAGATATGTTTGACACCTTAAATTCGCCCATACAAAGAGACCCATTGTAGAATCCAATTCCTTGTTTAATGATTCCAGGGTTCTTGCCTCTGCAACTTTATTTCACAAATTAATCACACTGTATGAAAAAGAATTTCCTGTTATCAGTCCTAAAATTACTTTGTAGTTCAAAGCTGTGTCCCCCTGGTTTGCTGCACTTTAAATTAAAGCAATAGTCACCTTACAGTCATCAACACTTAAAATGTCTTTCTGTATTACTGTCTATATTGGTCAAACATTGCTAAACATTTGTCATTGCTAAAGGTATCAATTAAAAATGTGCTGTTTATAATATAGTAAATGTGCCAGCTATTTTGTGCAGTTCAGTACTTTGTAAAAGTTGATCTTTTAATGGTTGCACTGAATCAACATCTCATTTCATAATATAAACAGGCAGCTGTTATAACAACTGAGATATAAATAAAACTAAGACATTGTGGCACAGGATTGATCTAATCTCAGGTTAAACATATTGGTTGATTGAAAATGCCCAAGGTGTCCACTTTCTATCTGCCTTCTGTAATTGCTATCAGTGTGAATAGCCTTTTTATATACATAATGT encodes the following:
- the sf3a1 gene encoding splicing factor 3A subunit 1 produces the protein MPAGPVQALPPPPTETNQLPEETKDESATSKPIVGIIYPPPEVRNIVDKTASFVARNGPEFEARIRQNEINNSKFNFLNPNDPYHAYYRHKVNEFKEGKGQEPSAAIPKVMQQQQQLPQKVQAQVIQETIVPKEPPPEFEFIADPPSISAFDLDVVKLTAQFVARNGRQFLTQLMQKEQRNYQFDFLRPQHSLFNYFTKLVEQYTKILIPPKGLLLKLKKEAENPKEVLDQVRYRVEWAKFQERERRKEEEERERERVAYAQIDWHDFVVVETVDFQPNEQGHFPPPTTPEELGARILMQERYEKFGESEEVEMEVESDDEVEETDDKPDEAPSQLDQDTQVQDMDEGSDEEEESQKAPPPPDNPMPPPLPPTPDQVIIRKDYDPKASKPVTGAPAPDEYLISPITGEKIPASKMQEHMRIGLLDPRWLEQRERSIREKQSEDEVYAPGLDIESSLKQLAERRTDIFGVEETAIGKKIGEEEIQKPEEKVTWDGHSGSMARTQQAAQANITLQEQIEAIHKAKGLVPEDDTKEKIGPSKPADLPQPPPPSSVSNSSMNAPPITSMPRPPSMPPPVRNVMSSMPVLPRPPMSPVIRLAPGPVLTAPMPPMIPGPRINVVPMPPSAPPVLTPRPPPMVVPATFVPAPPVVPAPIPSLPRPPPPLEDEPAAKKMKSEDNLIPEEEFLRRSKGPVTVKIQVPNMQDKSEWKLNGQVLVFTLPLTDQVSVVKVKIHEATGMPAGKQKLQYEGIFIKDSNSLAYYNVTSGSVIHLAFKERGGRKK